The window AAGTTCCAAAACCGTGACTGCAGAAATCGAGTATGGAGCCAGGAAAAATGGTGCAATGGATATCGTACTCTATGTTTCCCATGAGGGGAATTCCTTTGGTCTTCCTGTTACAATGGAGGATGCAGGTGGTAAATGGACGGTCTGCGGGTTGATGCAGTACTTAGGTATTTGGGTCAAGCTGACGAAGACCTTTGGTGCAGTTACGACAGCAGTGGACAGACAGCTGGAAGCAGTGGCTCTTGAGCTGTTACCTGGAAGAGCAGTACCTTGTGGGGCGGAAGGCTTTGAGATTATCGTTGAGGTATTGTCGGACGTCATCTCAGATCTGAACCAGGCGGCATGTGAGATTACTACAGATCAGGTTCTATATGTGGCGGTGCATGAAAAGAAAAGTGGTATTTGTTGCAGCAATATGTACCGTATTACAGAGAAGGGAGCAGTTGTTTTATGAATATGATAGAAAAAATCCTGGCCAAGGCCAGCGGGAGAAAGGAAGTAAAGCCTGGAGACGTGGTGGTAGCCAATGTAGATACCCTTTTGCTTCATGACCTAAGCGGTTATATTACCGCCAATGTATTTGACAATGAAGTAAAAAAGGAGATGCGTTATCCGGAACGTGTGGCAATGGTATTTGATCATCATTTCTCACCACCTACGGAGCAGAGGGCGGAGGTGTTGGAGAGAAATCGTGAGTTTGCCAGAAGGTACCACATTAACCTGTTTGACTGTGGCTCCGGTAATATCCACAACGTAGGAGAAAGAACTGGCTTTGTACGTCCGGGAACCATTGTGGTAGGCTCTGACAGCCATACTCCTGTGCACGGAACTATGGGCTGCTTTGCTACTGGACTGGGAAATAATTCCAACGCAGCTACTGTAATGGCTTATGGAAAAGCCTGGTTTATGGTGCCAAAGACCATCAAAATTGAACTGACCGGCCATACAAAGCCAGGAGTGACCCCAAGAGATGTGGCATTGTGGCTCACCGGCCAGATCGGAGAGGGCGGGGCTGTTTACCGTGCAATTCATTTTACCGGCCAATTTATAAAAGATCTGGATGTATGGGACAGATGGCTGTTTCCGTTAATCACGATTGATGTGGGAGGCAAATGTGCTTTTATCGA of the Lacrimispora indolis DSM 755 genome contains:
- a CDS encoding 3-isopropylmalate dehydratase large subunit, translating into MNMIEKILAKASGRKEVKPGDVVVANVDTLLLHDLSGYITANVFDNEVKKEMRYPERVAMVFDHHFSPPTEQRAEVLERNREFARRYHINLFDCGSGNIHNVGERTGFVRPGTIVVGSDSHTPVHGTMGCFATGLGNNSNAATVMAYGKAWFMVPKTIKIELTGHTKPGVTPRDVALWLTGQIGEGGAVYRAIHFTGQFIKDLDVWDRWLFPLITIDVGGKCAFIDPDEKTIEFIKKYTDEPFDVITSDPDCEYEKVMSFDISSLEPQVAASPTLGNVKPAGGFAGKPVQWAELGGHGGGRIEDFRQAAEILKGRKLASGVKFNAVPSSRETFQQCLEEGIVEIFHQAGASWFPASTGSNQAINMGALSKNEAMISTHARNFPGRNGSPEAIMYLSSAYTVAASAVKGCVADPREFLEG